In a genomic window of Brucella anthropi ATCC 49188:
- a CDS encoding glycosyltransferase family 4 protein: MSDKLRVLVISHAHPSISLGGGEIASYNLHKGLNSIPDVQSVYLARAAHPIPRHGTTALMSMRRASDEILFHADEYDHFYLSNKNTDEIRRDLLRFVRDFDPDIVHFHHVLGLGLETLYAIREALPDRIILVTFHEFLSICNNDGQMVKAGTSKLCNEASPIDCHGCFPQIPPARFLKRERFVRGMLELADGFVSPSEFLANRYLEWGLNPDKMAVIENGIAIRDVTPPRELTGPNPRRSRFAFFGQINPFKGIDVLVDAVSRVPEQVWGEDSRLMIFGGNLEKQPPAFQERMQKLIEEAGPRVRFYGAYQNAEMPRLMQSVDWVVMPSIWWENSPIVIQEALHHRRPVICSNIGGMAEKIRDGEDGLHFRVRSAEDLADRFTEVLSEPSIWDRLHHSIRNPVHYVDCAKEHLDLYNRLRGSKPRRQKPAVTQTALSQAS, translated from the coding sequence ATGAGCGATAAACTCCGTGTTCTCGTCATCTCGCACGCTCACCCGTCGATCTCGCTCGGTGGTGGTGAAATCGCTTCCTACAATCTGCACAAGGGTTTGAACAGCATTCCCGATGTGCAGTCAGTCTATCTGGCCCGAGCCGCTCATCCGATCCCTCGGCATGGCACGACGGCTCTCATGAGCATGCGGCGCGCCAGCGACGAAATCCTGTTCCATGCCGACGAATACGATCACTTCTATCTGTCGAACAAGAACACCGATGAAATCCGTCGTGACCTGCTGCGCTTTGTCCGCGACTTCGATCCGGACATCGTGCATTTCCATCATGTTCTCGGCCTCGGGCTTGAAACGCTCTATGCCATCCGCGAGGCACTGCCGGATCGCATCATTCTGGTGACGTTTCATGAATTCCTGTCGATCTGCAACAATGATGGCCAGATGGTCAAAGCTGGCACCTCCAAGCTCTGCAACGAGGCATCCCCTATTGATTGCCACGGCTGTTTTCCGCAGATACCGCCAGCGCGTTTTCTCAAGCGCGAACGTTTCGTGCGCGGCATGCTGGAACTGGCCGACGGATTTGTGTCGCCGAGCGAGTTCCTTGCCAACCGCTATCTGGAATGGGGCCTCAACCCCGACAAGATGGCAGTCATCGAGAACGGTATCGCCATCCGCGATGTTACCCCTCCGCGTGAGCTAACCGGCCCGAACCCGCGTCGCAGCCGCTTTGCCTTTTTTGGTCAGATCAACCCGTTCAAGGGCATAGACGTTCTGGTCGATGCCGTATCGCGTGTGCCGGAACAGGTATGGGGCGAGGATTCCCGCCTGATGATCTTCGGCGGCAATCTGGAAAAGCAGCCGCCCGCTTTTCAGGAGCGCATGCAGAAATTGATTGAAGAGGCTGGTCCGCGCGTGCGTTTCTATGGTGCGTACCAGAATGCTGAAATGCCGCGCCTCATGCAGTCGGTCGACTGGGTGGTCATGCCCTCAATCTGGTGGGAAAATTCACCCATTGTCATTCAGGAGGCGCTGCACCATCGCCGTCCGGTCATCTGCTCGAATATTGGCGGCATGGCTGAGAAAATCCGCGATGGCGAAGACGGCCTGCATTTCCGTGTTCGCAGCGCCGAGGATCTGGCCGACCGTTTTACAGAAGTGCTCAGCGAGCCGAGCATATGGGATAGACTGCATCATTCCATCCGCAATCCGGTCCACTATGTCGATTGCGCAAAGGAACATCT